TGGATAGGACTTTTTAAGTCCTATCCATTTTGCTTTTATTTAAGATCTTCAAATTTACCGTCTTTAACTTCTTTATAACCTGCTTTTTCGAGTAATTTAGCAGTTTCTTTGTAACTGATATAATCTGCTTTTTGATTACCAGATGTTTGAAGAAGCTGTTTACTTTGTAGTTCTTCAATATCAGCTTTGCTAAAATCGATTGTCAGTTTTTCAGTTAAATAATCATCTTTGTACTCAATTTTATGAGTTAATCCTTTGATACCCTCAATAGATTTAGCATAGGCTTCTGTCTGCTCTTTA
This window of the Streptococcus sanguinis genome carries:
- a CDS encoding DUF1307 domain-containing protein; translation: MKKNTFKTLFLSFLAVSALFVLAACSSPKKAYFQLIDQNTKQDSRITVEYKGDEMLTNETNNTFYYKPVGLTKYTAKEQTEAYAKSIEGIKGLTHKIEYKDDYLTEKLTIDFSKADIEELQSKQLLQTSGNQKADYISYKETAKLLEKAGYKEVKDGKFEDLK